A window of Balaenoptera acutorostrata unplaced genomic scaffold, mBalAcu1.1 scaffold_663, whole genome shotgun sequence contains these coding sequences:
- the LOC130704560 gene encoding interferon alpha-inducible protein 27-like protein 2 codes for MIKQAAAAAIGGALAVGAVPVVLGAVGFTGAGIAASSLAAKMMSAAAMANGGGVAAGSLVATLQSVGAAGLSTSSNILLGSVGSAFGALLGGAKKAPPSSPPAGPRAEGDQPGENVPQVEPPKLPLSSEKHEK; via the exons ATGATAA aacAGGCAGCTGCTGCTGCGATAGGAGGAG CCCTGGCTGTGGGGGCTGTGCCTGTGGTGCTGGGCGCCGTGGGCTTCACCGGGGCAGGAATCGCCGCCTCCTCCTTAGCGGCCAAGATGATGTCAGCGGCCGCCATGGCCAATGGGGGCGGAGTTGCCGCCGGCAGCCTCGTGGCCACTCTCCAGTCCGTGG GGGCAGCTGGACTCTCCACATCATCCAACATCCTCCTGGGCTCCGTTGGATCAGCTTTTGGGGCTTTGCTTGGAGGTGCAAAAAAGgcacctccttcctctcctccagctGGACCCAGAGCTGAAGGGGACCAGCCAGGAGAAAATGTACCCCAAGTCGAACCTCCAAAACTCCCACTCAGTTCAGAGAAGCATGAGAAATAA